The following nucleotide sequence is from Vulpes lagopus strain Blue_001 chromosome 1, ASM1834538v1, whole genome shotgun sequence.
GGATCCTGCGGGAAGGGGTGAGGCTGGGTGGGGAGCGGCCTCCCTTGCTGCCTGGTGGGGGGGCACCTGAAGAACCATGGTGGTGTGACATCACCATCACTCCCCGTGCCAGCCACGGTGCCAACGCGGTCCTGTCGCCCCCAGCGTGTGGTAGGGGGAAGGGAGCCGAGGTTCGGAGAGCAGGTCAAGCAGCTGGGGAGTGGCCTTGGGTGCCCGCGGAGCCCAGGCTGACGTCCCCATGTTGCTGCGAGAAGCGCCGTCTCGCCCCGGTCGAGGGAGCAGCAACCGCTCCGTGGAGCGGGTTCCAAACGTCACGGGTGCCCCTCCTGGCCGGGGCTCCGGGCAAACCGCTTACCTTCTCTGTTTGTTTCTGGTTCGGTAAAGGGGGCGGTGATGACTCAGTTGGCGGCCTTGAGGGGGGTACACACGAGCACAGTGGGGGGTGCTTAGGACCTGCTGGCGTGGCCACGCTCGGTCGCCGGCGAGCTGTTACTCCTGTTACGCTGTCACAGCCGCATCCCAGAATTCACCCCGAATGGCGGGTGGCGGTGGGTGGCGGTGCCCGCCTCTGGCCGTCGCGCGGCCTAGTGCATGGGGAGAGGACGGCGCGAGGAGGGCAGGCTGTCTCGCCCCCACCGGGTGGGTGCTCTGCACATATTTGCGCCCTGTCCCCCCagatccctctgcccctctggacCTGCTGCTCCTGCCCCGGCCCGCGGCGCTCTGGGCGAGCTGGAGGGCGGGGCCTGGTGCCCGGGACGGCTATCTGCTCAGGCTCAGTGGGCCGGTGGAGAGGAACAGCACGCGGGGCCCGGGAGCCCTCCGCGCCACGTTCCCGGGGCCCCTGCCCCCTGGACACTACACTCTGGAGCTCGGGGCTCTGGCTGGGCCCTATGACGCCTGGGCCCGGGCCAGCGCCTGGCTGCCTGGTGAGTCTGGGCTGCCGGGAATGGGAGGGGGCACCTGCCCGGGCACCTGCGCGGAGAAGCAGCCGCGTGCTCACTCCCCACACGCTGCATCCTCTGCAGACTCTGCGGCCCAGCCCGCGCAGAGCAATGGGTCCGAGCTGCCGCTGGACGGGCTGGCGGCCCCTGCGGAGCCCGGCAGGCAGGCCCTGCTCTACACCGAGGGGGCCCCGGGCCTTCCTGGAAACATCTCTGTGCCACCTGCCACCGCGCTCGGCACCTCCGGGGGGCCAGCGCCTGGGGCCCACTCCCGGGTGGACATCGCCTCGTCTCTGAGAAACACTACCCGGAACCTCACAGACCACACGAGTGAGCATCAGCCACCGTGTCCCCTGACCCCGGGGTGGGACCCTGCGGCTGGGGGTGAGTGACCGGGGGAGGAGGGAAGCGGCCTCACAGGGACACACTCCATGCCCCCCTTACCAAACCGTCCCTCCTCCAGAGCCCCCGGCGCCGCGGTCACTGGAGGTCACCGGCAGGGGCAGCCCCTCTGACCTGGCCATCGGCTGGGCCCCGGCCCCAGGGCCGCGGGAAGGCTACAGGGTCGCCTGGCATCAGGAGGGCAGCCAGAGGCCCCCGGGCGGTCTGGTGGACGTGGGGCCGGAGAGCTCGGGCCTGACTCTGAGGGGCCTGCTGCCTGGCTCCTGCTACACCGTGTCCGTCTgggcctgggcagggagcctgcgcTCCAGCACCCAGAGGACCCGCGCCTGCACCCGTGAGTCCTGGGCCGCAGCCCCCGGGCCCGCGCAGGACAGTGGGTGTGGGGTCCCAGCTTCCTCTCTGGGCTCGGAGGGTCGCGTGTGCGTCAGGGTGGGCCTGCCGTGGATCTGTTTGCAAGCGTGCTCCGCCTCCTCCCACCGATCAGCCCTCCAGCCACACGTCCACCTATTCAGCAGATATTTAATGAGCGCCTCCCACTctttaggtttggggttaggtgCTGAGGCTAAGACTCACGAGCAGGACGGTCTAGGAAGGAAGACGACAGCAGACAGAGGAGATATGTGAACACGTAGGCGCACACATGTTACGCGTCACACAACAGACGTAAGCGCGTGATGCGGATACGCAGCATGGATTTGGAGCCGCCAGCTGTGTTCTTATAGGTTAAAACTGATGACTATTGGGAATTTTATGAGGTTCCGTCTAATGTCTTAGGACTCACAGAAGGGCAACCTGCGTagggagtcagggaaggcttcctggagagggaggagggtgagcTGAGAAGCTTAGGGTCTGAGTCTGACAGAAAAGGGCTTTCTGGAGAGGCTAAGCACGTgccaaggccctggggtggggggagagggagagaaagggaaggggcgggggaagagagggggagggcGGAGCTTGCAGGGAGTGAATGCCAGCAGGTGAGCTGGAGACAGGGCCCGGAGGGCCTTAAGAAGTGGGTGCTGGGTTTTGCGGGGACCCTGTGACCAGACCTCACACCCTCAAGGAGCCGCAGCGTGGGGACGAGGTGGGGGGCAGGCATCCGGGCAGGGACTGTGTTGTtcaagtggttttcttttttcttttttaaagatttatttgagacagagagagacagagatagagacagagacagagagagagagacagtcagagagacagagatacagagatacagagacatagacagagagagagagacagagacagagtcagagagacagagatagacagagacatagagagacagagacagagagacagagacagagacaaagacacagagacagagacagagagacagacagagacagagagagacagagacacagagacagagagagagagctcacccGCCAGCgcacatggggtggggaggggcagaggacagggAGACTCTctagcaggctccccacttagcgtGCGGCCTCCACGGGGCTCCGCTctcaaccccgagatcatggcctgagccggaATCGAGGCTTACACGACTGCACCCCGGGCGCCCCGCAGGAGGCTCACCTGGGAGACACGAGGAGAGTGTCTGGAGCCCCCGGGACGCTGGCCCGAAAAGGGAGGAGGGTGCCGGtgatggggcaggggaggtgggtcaCTCCAGGAGTGTCTCCACCTTGACCTTGCAgtccctgctcctcctgccaaCCTGAGCCTGCGCCTCGCCACCCGGCCCCCCGCCCTGACCGCCTCCTGGAGCGCCCCCCGCGGGGGCAGGGATGGCTTCCGGCTGCGGCTTTACCGCCTGGGGCCCCTGACTCTGGAAAGCAGGGACACTCTGGGCCCCGAGGCTCAGAACTTCTCGTGGGCCCAGCTGCCCCCAGGCGCCGAGGTTCTGGTTCAGCTGGTCACCGTGCGGGGCCCAGACGAGAGCAGCAGCGCCAACGCCACGGGCTGGACGCGTGAGTGCCCTGTACACCCTTCCTCCCCGGCCTCCGTGCTGCTTGGGTTCCCGGGCCACGCGTTCCCCGCGACGACTCTGCCATCTGTGGGCGGGCCGGCCGCTGGGTTGCCCCCGGACCTCCAGGCACCGGGGTCCCCACGTCCCTacctgggccccccaccccggggcatCCCAGAAGGCGGGCAGACCCCGGGGGGTGCTCTCGCTCAGCGGCCAGGGCATGCCCCCCTCCGCTCTCGCGTGGCCAGGGAGACCCAGCCAGGACCCAGGCTCCAACACCCCCcctgaccccccgcccccccaggccggGTAATAGCCGCAGCGGCTCAGGCTCACGGGTCCTCTGCTCGGGCCTCCCCGTGGTCTCCCATTTCCTCCTCAAGACAACCAGCCTCGCAGGCGGACTCTACGGCTCTGTCCCTTTCACATTtgagaaactaaggcacagagaagccCCCTCACttgccctgggctcctggccctACGGGGAGCCGGGGTTCCCTCTCCGACACTGTGACCTGGTCTCTGCTCCTTGCTGCTCGCTGCTGTCcaggggtgcggggcgggggccgggctggCGGGGACGGCGCAGGGCTCGCTGAGCATCGCACGGTGGGTCCTCTCCCGCTCCCCTGAAGCCTCCAGGGCCCTAGAGCCGGGTTTGGAAGCCCCCGTCACACTGGCCTGGGTGCCCCCTTCTTGCTGGAGCCTCCCTCAGCTCGTCCTTGCCCCCACCCTCAGTTCGTCCTTCTCCAGTGTGGTGACTCCCCgcacccccctcctcccacacGTGACCTCAGGCAGGCTTCGGGGGAAGCTGGAAAGAGCTTCAGGCAGGAGACCCGGGTGCTAGCCGAGGCTCAGTCTCCAGAGTgagcctctgagcctcagtttcccccatttGCAAAGGAGATGTTGACTCGATGACTGGGCCAGGCTTCTGTGACTCCAGggcccaggctccagctgagggtGAAGGGGCCCCAGACAGTGCCTGCCCTTAAGGCCCTGCCCGTCACGTGGGggcctttatttattattatcttctaaagactttatttattcctgagagacacagaggaaggcagaaaccgaggcagagagagaagcaggctccctacggggagcccgatgtgggactcgatcccgggaccccggggccaTGCCCTGAGCCCCCTAGACGCCCTACATGGGGGCCTTTAGAAGGCCTacagggcctggggctggaagAGGCAATGGGTTTAAGTCGGGAGCAGCCGGGGCAGCCCCTGCCTCCcacggtgggggggggagagggagtaaCTGGTGAGTGCGATGCTGGGTGAGCTTGTGCGCTGCTGCCGCTGCTCCTGCAGGAAGACCCTGGCCCACCCGGGCCACCGCCCCCTCTGGCAGGGTGAATTTGGTGAATTTGCGGGGGCGCGGAGTTCGGCCCCTAACACCTCCCTTCCGCTCAGCCTTGCCATACCTGGctctccccgcagccccccgcgcccctcccctgCTGCACGTGACCACCGAAGGCCCCACCGAGCTCCGGGCGTCCTgggtccctgcgcccggggcgcGCGACGGCTACCAGGTATCGCTGTACCTGGGGGGGGCCCTGGCGGGCTCCAGGACCCTGGCGGCGGAGGTGGGTGGCACCAGCTTCTCTGCGCTGACCCCGGGCACTCAGTACGACGTGGAGGTCGTCGCACGGGCTGGGCCCCTCCTCTCGGCGGCCACCACTGCCTCGGGCTGGACTTGTGAGTGGGGGCTGCAGAGACCCCAGACCCCGGCCCCTCCTTAGGTCCACCTGCCAACCCCGCCCCCGtgcacccccagccccctccagcctcgCCCGCCCGGTCGGTGCCCCCTGGCCTCCCGCGCCGGTTCACCCGCTCCCCTTCCGTCCGCAGCTCCGCTCCTGCCCAACGAGCTGCTGGTGTCCATGCAGGCGGGCAGCGCCGTAATCACCCTGGCCTGGGCCAGCGGCCCCTTGGGGCACGGGGCGTGCCATGCCCAGCTCTCGGAGGCCGGGCGCCTCCCCTGGGCGCAGCCCCTGGTGCTCGGCCAGGCCCGCCTGGTGCTCAGGGACCTCACCCCCGGACGCAATCTCTCCCTGTCAGTGCTGTGCCAGGCGGGGCCGCTGCAGGCGGCCACCCACCCGGTGGTGCTGCCTGTGGGTACGTggctgtgtgtggggggaatGCAGGAGCCCCGGGGGCAGGCCCGAGGCCAGGCCCCAGCGCTGTCAGCGCCGCaagagcccctgcccctcccgctgggctcctccccgcccctgcGGCCCGTGCTCCTCCAGAGGGGCGCTCGGGGCCAGAGGGGGCGTCGTGTCTCCGAGGGGCCAGCGCCCCACCCCTTTGCCCCAGCGCCAGCCTCTTGGGGTGTCCTGACACCCACACAGCGAGGAACCTCTGATTCCCGCAGAGCCCGGCCCCGTGGAGGATGTGCAGTGTCAGCCCGAGGCCACTGGCCTGGCCCTGACCTGGACGGTGCCCGCGGGGGACGTGGACAGCTGTGTGGTGGTGGCGGAGCAGCTGGCCGTGGGGGGGCGCGCCCACCTCGTCTTCCAGGCCAGCACCTCCGGGGACGCTCTCCTCTTGCCCGGCCTGCTGCCTGCCACGTCCTACCGCCTCGGCCTCACCGTGCTGGGCAGGAACGGTCTGCGGAGCCGTGGGGTCACCCTGCTGTGCGCCACCTCTGCCGAGGGTGAGCGCTTTCGTGGCCTCCGGAGCCGCCCTGGGCCTTCCCCCAGCACTGCCCACTGGGGGTTGCTCCCCCGTCCCCCCAAGCCTTGCTTTGGCCCTGCTCCACACAGCATGCCGTTGAGCCTGTGCCCGGCACCctggccccgggggtggggggtcccggTTCTTCCTTCCTCGTCCCCGTCAGGCACTGGTTGCCAGGCATCGTGACAGGTGCTAGGGACGTGACCTGCCCTTGGCCGCTGGCTCCTGGTtaggccctggctctgccccgtCCGTCCCCAGGCTGGCACCCCCCGGACTTAGCTGCAGCCCCCCAGCTGGAGCCCGAGGCGGGGATGGGCGTGCTCATCACACGGGGGATGTTTGGCAAGGACGACGGGCAGATTCAGTGGTACGGCATCATCGCTACCACCGACCTGTCACGTGAGTCCCGGGACGGAGGTGACGGGGTCACCCTGGCTCCTGCCTGGCGTGGGACGGGCGAGGGGGCTGCACACGCTGGACCGGCAGGACGAGATGTCTGAGGCTAGCGTGAGTGCTGCAGCAGGAACATTCTCGAAGACGGGGCCGATGTGGCGCGATGCCTGCTGGGCATCCGCGGGAGAAACGGGGGAGCGAGGCCGCAGCCCGCCCGCCGATCTGCGCTGGCCCCTCCTGTTCCCCTGCAGTGGGTCGGCCGCCCCGGGAAGCCCTCAACCACACGTGGCACGACCACTACTACGGAGGACGGGACTCCTACCTGgccaccctgctccccagccccttctACCCGGGGCCCTGGGCCATGCCCAGATCCTGGACGGTGCCTGTGGGCACAGAGGACTGCGGCCGGACCCGGGGGATATGCAACGGGCAGCTCAAGCCAGGTTCCCGGTACCGGTGAGGGCTGAGACCGGAGGGAGGGCGAAGCCGTTGGGAGTGTCCCGGGAGTACGGGCTGTTGGCACTTCGGCTCCACAGATGTGTTCGCCGGCCCGCGAGGTCCGCAGGGTCACCGACTGAGCCTCCCGGTGGGCGAGGCAAACAGGGAGCGCCCGTCTGCTACGTGGGGACTTTTGTGAGGGGGAGAAACACCAGGCCGGGGCGGGTGGGGACGGACTCCGGCTCAGCTTGCCTCGGCGTGTGGGCACCTGCTTCGGGGGCCTCTTGCCGTCCGGAAGGGCAAGGAGCTGGGGGGGAGTTAGGGGCGGCCGGTTGTGCAGTTGGGGGTACGTGGCACGTGGCCCCTTAACAGGCGAGGGGCAGTCACTATTCGAGTGTCCACCGCCCGGGACCCCGTGGTTTGGAAGGGGCTttgccttcctccctgcccctccccagcagaGGCTCCGGTGTCGCTGCCGCAGGTTCAGCGTTGTGGCCTTTACCAGACGCAGCCCTCCCGACACCATCATCTCCTTCTCCGCCTTCTCGGGTAGGTGGGCACTGGCGAGGGTTCCGGCTGGGCCCCGGGGAGGGCAAGGGTGCTGCTGCAACTGCCCGCCCGCCTTCTGAGGCTCAGCCCGGACCAGCAGCAGGAGGGACTGGGCTTGGGCTCCAGGGAGGGAGTGTGTCCTGCCCGGCGGAGCCGGGGACCCAGGGCCAGTGACACAGGTGCTCCGGGCACCAGGCGCGGCCCAGGCGGGCAGAGGCCGAGGCGTTCGTGCTTGGTCCCTCCACGATCGCCCCACCTTCCTGCGTGGCCCTGCAACGAGCCGCGGctcctgggccactggggctctGCAACAGCACCGTCCAGGGAGGCAGGAGCAAGCCGCGAGCGTGCACCGTAGGGTCCTCAGGTtccgagggggggggggggagggagctaCGGCCCGCGGGCAAAAGTGAACAGGCGACAGGAATTTTACTCACTTTTTATTAGACTGAGATAGTAAGGACATTGTCATATCCACACGCGACCAATCTTAAGAATCATTAACGAGATACTTTACATTCTTTTGTATtattaagtctttgaaatcctttaaaaaaaaattttttttaaagattttatttattcctgagagacacagagaggagcagagacccaggcagagggagaagcaggctccctgcagggagcctggtgcgggactcgatcccaggaccccgggggcacgccctgggccgaaggcagacgccggaccccggagcccccgggcgcccctcttTGAGCTCCTTACGGCAAATCTTACCTCCTGCAGTGGCGGTTCAGGCACCCAGTGGCTCCCGCGGCTAGCAGCTGCCCGACTGGACGGTGTGGTTGGAGACGGTCCAGGGCACCAGGGCCCGGCCTGCCCTGGGGGTATCGGGGGGAGTGTTTGGGGTCCCCTGGAGGCAGGCCGGGAACCGGGGCTCCGGGTGCCCTGCGGGGCGACCTTGCTGGCGTCCACTGCCGGCCTCCAGCCTTGGGCTGGGATATGGGGCTGCGGAGGCGGGTGCTGACCGTGTGGCCCCAGGGGACGGCGGCCGCGGGTGGAGGAACACGGCCCAACAGCCACCGTTTGCGTCCACAGAGCCCCGCGCCAGCGTCTCCAGGGCGGCCGTGTCCCTGCCCGCGGCCGTGGGCCTCCTGGCGGGCTGCTGCCTCGGCGCCGCCGCGctgggcctgctgtgctggtggAGGGCGAAGGCccggaggtgagtggggggacgGCTGTCGCCCCGCGAGGCCCCCGCCGCAGCCGGGCTCCTCCCACACGCCTCTTCATCCTCCGCAGGGCGGACAAGAATCGGTTTTCCCAAGAGCTGACCCCTTACAACCTGCGGTGAGCGCGGCTGCCCGCCTCGGCCACACCCCCGGGAGCCCCTGTGACCCTCCAGGGCCGGGCGTGGCCGTGggtgcacgggggggggggggggggcgggcaccaGAGCGGAGGCCGTGCTCTGTCCCCCAGCTCAGGGCGGGCTGTtccccgggacccccgccccccccaggcccacctcctccctctcccgCCAGGCGGACCCACCGGCCCATCCCCATCCAGAGCTTCCGGCAGAGCTACGAGGCCAAGAGCGCCCACGCTCACCAGGCTTTCTTTCAGGAGTTCGAGGTGAGGGGCCCTGAGCTCGGGGCGAGAGGAGCCGGGGCCCCGAGGCCCTGCCGCGGGGAGAGGTGGGTGGGCCTCAGCACCCAGCCGCCCCGATCTCCGCAGGAGCTGAAGGAGGTGGGCAAGGAGCAGCCCAGGCTGGAGGCCGAGCACCCTGCCAATGCCACCAAGAACCGTTACCCGCACGTGCTGCCCTGTGAGCGCCGGGCGCCGGGCtgggcaggggcgcggggcttGGCCTGGCCCGGGCACCGAGCGCACAGCTTCCCCCGCAGATGACCACTCCCGGGTCAGGCTGAGCCAGCTGGACGGGGAGCCCCACTCCGACTACATCAACGCCAGCTTCATCCCGGTAAGGGCCACCCGCGGGGCCGTCTGTGGGCGCGTGTGCCTGGGGGCCGAGCCCTTCGTGGGGGGCCTTCCGTGCGCCGGGCCCTGGCGCGCTGACCCGCAGCCTCGCCCTCGAGGGAGCCCGCCGTGTGTGTGCGGGTGTGCCCACGCGTTCACGCATGTGTGTGTCACACGTACCACTCAGCGTGACAAGCGCCATGCCGAGGGCACAAGCGTGGTCCTCAGAGcgtggaaggagagaggaagccTACCTGGCGAATCAGGAAGGGCTTCCGGGAGGAAGGGACGCGTGATCTCTTGAAGGATGCGCAGAGCTCTGATAAGAGATGGAAGAGGGGAAGGGCGTAGGGCGGAAAGGACACCTGGAGGACACGGGTGGGACGGTCCGGGTGTGGCGAAGGTTTCTGAGGACAGAAGAAACACGGAGTTTGGACTGAGAAGGCTGGTGAGGAGGTTGCGCTGGGAACGCTGCACGTTAGGACCTTGTTACTCCCGCGGAGGTGTTTCTGGGCCCTCCAGGGTCGTGCCGGGGCGGCGGCCGTGGCGGTGGTGGCATCTGTGCAGCCACCCTCCTGGCTTGAGCTCCCGGTGCTCCTGCGTTTGCACGTGTGTGGGCACAGCACCCTCACTCCTGCACGTCGTTCAAGGGACGTTTACTGCCGTGTGCTCGGTGGGGCCTGGGGACCAAGGTGTCCCCAGTCAGCATGTCCCCGTCTTCCGCCCACAGGGCTACACGAACCCGCAGGAGTTTattgccacccaggggcctctcaAGAAGACCGTGGAGGACTTCTGGCGGCTGGTGTGGGAGCAGCAGGTCCACGTCATCGTCATGCTGACAGTGGGCATGGAGAACGGCCGGGTGAGCGGGCCCTGCGGCTTGGCCACCAGGTGGCACACTGCAGCCCGGTCTGGGAAGGCGGTCAGGCCGGAGAGGCCCGGAGGCGGGTGGGGTCCCCGGGGCCACTGGAGCAGGGACCGGCATTCAAGCTCCCAGGTTGACTCTGTGTCCTCTGACCTCTGCCGTTGCTCAGTGTGTCCACATGCTCTCGCTGTAGGCAGAGGAGGGCAAGGGGGTTAGGAGAAGGGGGCACGGCCGGCCGCGGGGCGGGCAGCAGAGAGAGGATGTTCTGCACACCGTCTGCCAACGAGCCCGGGGATGTCTCCTCCGTGCGCCGTGTGATGCGGGGCCCTGGGCAGAGGAGCCCCTGCGGGTCTGTCCTCCAGCTGCGCGCTGCAGCGAGGCCACACAGCCCTAAACAGAGCCGCCCAGTTTTGCAAAGGAGCCCAGCAGCTGCCTGGGACCCCAGGGGTCATACGGCAGGTGTGGGGGTgacggggccggggccaggggaggagaggggcttCCGGATGAGGCAGCGCGGAGCTGGCTCGGTACCGAGAGCAGGACTCCAGCAGGTGGCAGAGACTGGAAAGCTGGCTGGGAAGGGTGGTCCGGGGAAACCGGAGGGTGGCAGTGACCAGGCGGGGGCCCACAGCCACCCCTCTGCTCTGCGCCTCTGGCCCTAGGTGCTGTGTGAGCATTACTGGCCCGTGGGCTCCACCCCGGTCACCCACGGCCACATCACGGTCCACCTGCTGGCCGAGGAGCCTGAGGACGAGTGGACCAAGCGGGAATTCCAGCTGCAGCACGTGCGTGCCCTGGGGGGACGGGGGATGGGGGGGGACACTCAGGGTGCCCTGGCCTGGGGCCTCCCGAGAACTGCCCGCTCGCAGCCGCCCCGAGGAGTcgggcagggagggcacaggggcCGCGGGGACGTTAGTTTTATCCGGTCAAGCGTAGAGCCCTGAGGCAGCTTCCCCGCAGCCCTCCTGGCCTCGGCCCTGGGCCCTGCCGGCGGGCACAACCGCTCACCGGGCAGGAGAGCCAGGGACCCGCCTTGCCCCTGCGCCCGCCCGAGCCCCCAGgccaggctccccgcggggatgCAGCGCGGAG
It contains:
- the LOC121471340 gene encoding receptor-type tyrosine-protein phosphatase V-like isoform X9 gives rise to the protein MGPPNTHPTPPRPRGSGATWGHRGGRAPSGRIRSAPPPTRAHVPSPRLPRWLQSACVRLLIVSTATLCFGAGGGEPLPVPCVPAGKATLSLSWTFPGQLSAGGGAGRRGVCGGRGGRGGLLCSLTGAVGFHPPALGATCCRGLRVCVQRQPLALGPPAACACFHPCPPGGKGRVGGLAPPLLPPSFPYSVGMRSPVLFAALLWLCGFLAKGDAPAGSPDTPGGAPAAVRDLRLRSPGSPSSLEASWAAAPGEQGACRLLLYHLESQTLVRNVSVPPGSLSYTFRDLRPGSEYVLEATTWAGDPRAKSSVRQWTAPVSPPQLLLRALGAGALHASWNHSAGAAGLLLVLTDLLGGTNLTAAVGRGVSSHTFLHLSPGTPYELTLCAVAGPWRAAGPHATEWTYPSAPLDLLLLPRPAALWASWRAGPGARDGYLLRLSGPVERNSTRGPGALRATFPGPLPPGHYTLELGALAGPYDAWARASAWLPDSAAQPAQSNGSELPLDGLAAPAEPGRQALLYTEGAPGLPGNISVPPATALGTSGGPAPGAHSRVDIASSLRNTTRNLTDHTSEHQPPCPLTPGWDPAAGEPPAPRSLEVTGRGSPSDLAIGWAPAPGPREGYRVAWHQEGSQRPPGGLVDVGPESSGLTLRGLLPGSCYTVSVWAWAGSLRSSTQRTRACTLPAPPANLSLRLATRPPALTASWSAPRGGRDGFRLRLYRLGPLTLESRDTLGPEAQNFSWAQLPPGAEVLVQLVTVRGPDESSSANATGWTPPRAPPLLHVTTEGPTELRASWVPAPGARDGYQVSLYLGGALAGSRTLAAEVGGTSFSALTPGTQYDVEVVARAGPLLSAATTASGWTSPLLPNELLVSMQAGSAVITLAWASGPLGHGACHAQLSEAGRLPWAQPLVLGQARLVLRDLTPGRNLSLSVLCQAGPLQAATHPVVLPVEPGPVEDVQCQPEATGLALTWTVPAGDVDSCVVVAEQLAVGGRAHLVFQASTSGDALLLPGLLPATSYRLGLTVLGRNGLRSRGVTLLCATSAEGWHPPDLAAAPQLEPEAGMGVLITRGMFGKDDGQIQWYGIIATTDLSLGRPPREALNHTWHDHYYGGRDSYLATLLPSPFYPGPWAMPRSWTVPVGTEDCGRTRGICNGQLKPGSRYRFSVVAFTRRSPPDTIISFSAFSEPRASVSRAAVSLPAAVGLLAGCCLGAAALGLLCWWRAKARRADKNRFSQELTPYNLRRTHRPIPIQSFRQSYEAKSAHAHQAFFQEFEELKEVGKEQPRLEAEHPANATKNRYPHVLPYDHSRVRLSQLDGEPHSDYINASFIPGYTNPQEFIATQGPLKKTVEDFWRLVWEQQVHVIVMLTVGMENGRVLCEHYWPVGSTPVTHGHITVHLLAEEPEDEWTKREFQLQHRAQRQPRTVTQLQFTTWPDHGVPEAPSALLAFVQLAREQAAATRGLGPVLVHCSAGVGRTGTFVALWRLLQQLQEERAADVFHAVYALRLHRPLMIQTPGRGRRDGERDPRAAAHRREPPGRGLHAEGRPRQRRLPAGVRAPAAHPPGRRRLSHAPCRPRAAQPGAA
- the LOC121471340 gene encoding receptor-type tyrosine-protein phosphatase V-like isoform X1; protein product: MGPPNTHPTPPRPRGSGATWGHRGGRAPSGRIRSAPPPTRAHVPSPRLPRWLQSACVRLLIVSTATLCFGAGGGEPLPVPCVPAGKATLSLSWTFPGQLSAGGGAGRRGVCGGRGGRGGLLCSLTGAVGFHPPALGATCCRGLRVCVQRQPLALGPPAACACFHPCPPGGKGRVGGLAPPLLPPSFPYSVGMRSPVLFAALLWLCGFLAKGDAPAGSPDTPGGAPAAVRDLRLRSPGSPSSLEASWAAAPGEQGACRLLLYHLESQTLVRNVSVPPGSLSYTFRDLRPGSEYVLEATTWAGDPRAKSSVRQWTAPVSPPQLLLRALGAGALHASWNHSAGAAGLLLVLTDLLGGTNLTAAVGRGVSSHTFLHLSPGTPYELTLCAVAGPWRAAGPHATEWTYPSAPLDLLLLPRPAALWASWRAGPGARDGYLLRLSGPVERNSTRGPGALRATFPGPLPPGHYTLELGALAGPYDAWARASAWLPDSAAQPAQSNGSELPLDGLAAPAEPGRQALLYTEGAPGLPGNISVPPATALGTSGGPAPGAHSRVDIASSLRNTTRNLTDHTSEHQPPCPLTPGWDPAAGEPPAPRSLEVTGRGSPSDLAIGWAPAPGPREGYRVAWHQEGSQRPPGGLVDVGPESSGLTLRGLLPGSCYTVSVWAWAGSLRSSTQRTRACTLPAPPANLSLRLATRPPALTASWSAPRGGRDGFRLRLYRLGPLTLESRDTLGPEAQNFSWAQLPPGAEVLVQLVTVRGPDESSSANATGWTPPRAPPLLHVTTEGPTELRASWVPAPGARDGYQVSLYLGGALAGSRTLAAEVGGTSFSALTPGTQYDVEVVARAGPLLSAATTASGWTSPLLPNELLVSMQAGSAVITLAWASGPLGHGACHAQLSEAGRLPWAQPLVLGQARLVLRDLTPGRNLSLSVLCQAGPLQAATHPVVLPVEPGPVEDVQCQPEATGLALTWTVPAGDVDSCVVVAEQLAVGGRAHLVFQASTSGDALLLPGLLPATSYRLGLTVLGRNGLRSRGVTLLCATSAEGWHPPDLAAAPQLEPEAGMGVLITRGMFGKDDGQIQWYGIIATTDLSLGRPPREALNHTWHDHYYGGRDSYLATLLPSPFYPGPWAMPRSWTVPVGTEDCGRTRGICNGQLKPGSRYRFSVVAFTRRSPPDTIISFSAFSEPRASVSRAAVSLPAAVGLLAGCCLGAAALGLLCWWRAKARRADKNRFSQELTPYNLRRTHRPIPIQSFRQSYEAKSAHAHQAFFQEFEELKEVGKEQPRLEAEHPANATKNRYPHVLPYDHSRVRLSQLDGEPHSDYINASFIPGYTNPQEFIATQGPLKKTVEDFWRLVWEQQVHVIVMLTVGMENGRVLCEHYWPVGSTPVTHGHITVHLLAEEPEDEWTKREFQLQHRAQRQPRTVTQLQFTTWPDHGVPEAPSALLAFVQLAREQAAATRGLGPVLVHCSAGVGRTGTFVALWRLLQQLQEERAADVFHAVYALRLHRPLMIQTPSQYVFLHRCLLRKALEGPPAPSEAGAAGTASGTPGPQRIAVSRLAEACTRRAAHANAGFLREYALLQRILRDDADSPTPPAGREQHSPVPRDRSHLQLSPAEESPTSEMLEAWLFPGGPSGHDHVVVTGPAGPKELWELVWEHGAHVLVSLCPPDTQEQQSWPTETQPIVTDTMTVHWVAESVTAGWPSTLLRVTHVGVGATAWGAGAVWPVVPLLLPVPAPVSLAQGESGKERQVQRLLFPCWEPGCELPATTLLPFLAAVGQCCSRDRTKPGTLLSHCSRGVAQLGTFLALDQLLQQAGAECTVDVFSVALQQSQACGLMTPTLEQYMDLYHCLNSALPDGLP